The genomic stretch TCTTTATCGAAATGTTTACTCGATTTCTCGTGTAGCACCCTATACGATTAAAGAGGAGCAATCAGAAAAATTAGTTCCCAATGATTTTCGAGGGTTTTATTGATATTACGTGTTAACGAATTTGTCGGGGAAAAGGGGTAGGTTAATATTGGCATCCTATTTATAGATAAATTTGAACAAAACATTCATTTCTGTATCAGTGTGGAGTGTTTAAAAATTAAGATTGTTAAAATTTAAGGTCTTCGCATGTAAAAAGGGGGATTGGATTGAAACATACGATATGTTTAGTCCGTATATAACACCGTAAATATTAAATATTTCACAGAGTAGAGAGAAAAAGAATGAAAAGGTTATAGATTTTTATTTAAAGGGGAGATTTGATTCGTTTTTGTAAGTAAAATAATTAATTCATGTTAAATATTAAGTTAAAATCGACTTTTGAGTCACCCTTTTTGCTCCTAAAGGTGTTATATGGGTGTAAGTTCAAATTTAAGTATCAAGTATTATGTTGAAAATTGTATTAATCGTAGGTGTTTTATTATTCAATCTTGTTGGAGTGCAAGCTCACGAGAAGGAGATGGATTCATTGGATAATTTGGTGAAGAAGTTCGAGGCGAATCCTGCGGACCCCAAAACGACAATTCAACTTCTGAGAGAGTTGAAAAACCAAGGGAAGCCGAATCGTGATGTTGTGAACAGGTATTTTCAGACTCAGAAAGAGGTGGACTACTTGAAAGATTATAACTGGTCGATTATCCGAGATTATGTGGATGATGTGAATGCTCCCCAGATTAAATATTTGTTTAACAATCAGTCCAAATTCATGCAGAACTTCTCGAAGGATGATGTGTTCCAGAAGTTGGATAACGTGTTTGTCGGTCATTTGGAACAGTACTATAACAGTAACAAGATCGAGTATAACAAGTATTTGGATTTCTTGAAAAGTTCAGGTTACGAACATTATGACGTGGTGGCTGATTATTTTTACATCAAGCAATTACGGGCAGAGCGTAAGTCTGAGGATTATTTTTACAAGGCTAGAAAGTTGTTCCGTTATTTCCCTGAGAACAGGAAAATGATCAAGGAAATTACCGATGGCGCATTGGAGATCATGAATGATGTTTCCCGTTTGAAGGTGATTCAATTGTGGGCAGGTAAGACTGTCGAGTCAAAGAAGGATTTCGATGCCCTTTACAATTATGCTTTGATTTCTAACAAATGTGGTTTCGAGGACGTTGCTAAAAGATATGCTAAGATAGCTACCTCTTTGGCAGAAGAGTCTTCTAATCAAACCATGATGGAGAAAGCAAAGAAATTGTTACAGTTGGTAAACTAAGATTTGTAACAAAAATATAGCAGGGGGTGATCGCAAAGATTACCCCCTTTTTTGTATCTTCGCAATCTGAACAGATAAGATTGAAAATGGAAAAGAAAGGTTTGATTGTTGCCGTTGACGGACATTCTTCTACGGGAAAAAGTACCGTATCGAAGATATTAGCCGCACGCTTGGGCTATACGTATATTGATACGGGAGCGATGTATCGGATCGTGACATTGAGGGCTATGCGAGAAGGGGTGATACGAAATGGGATCGTGGAGGATGAAAAATTGAAAGAAATTCTACCAACAATTGTTTTTGGTTTTAAATATAACGAGGAGAAAAAACGTTATGAGTCTTACATGAATGGTGAGTATGTAGAGGCAGCTATTCGGGGACTAGAGGTTTCTGATAACGTGAGCTTGATTGCTTCGTTGCCTTATGTGCGGGAATTGCTTGTTGAAAAACAGCGGGAAATGGCAAAAGAAGGAGGGGTGATTATGGATGGACGAGATATCGGGAGTGTTGTATTTCCTCATGCGGAAGTGAAGTTTTTTATGACAGCAAGTCCTGAAGTACGAGCCCAGAGACGTTACAAGGAACTCCTTGAGAAAGGAGAGCAAGTGACATATGAAGAGGTGGAAGCGAATGTCCGGAAACGGGATTATATAGATGAACACCGGGAAACAAGTCCTTTGGTGAGAACGTCGGATGCCGTGTTGATTGATAATGGCGATATGACCGTGGAGGAAGAAGTGGAAGAGATGTTAAAGATCATTCGTTCAAGATATGAAAGTAGAAATTGACGCAAATTCCGGTTTCTGTTTTGGGGTTGTGAATGCAATTGCTAAGGCAGAGGAAGAGTTGCAACATGGAAGATTATATTGCATAGGAGATATTGTGCATAATAGTTTAGAGATAGAGCGATTAAAACGACTGGGATTGAGTACGATAGATCATGATGAGTTCGCCCGGTTGAAGGCATGTCGGGTGTTGTTCCGGGCTCATGGTGAACCACCGAGTTCTTATGAGCTGGCAAAGAAGAATGGAATTGAGGTGATTGATGCCTCGTGTCCTGTGGTATTGAATTTGCAGAAGAAAATACGAAAGGCGTACGAGGAAGTGAGAGGGAACGGGGGGCAGATCGTGATTTATGGAAAAAGAGGACATGCCGAGGTGAACGGGTTGGTAGCACAGACGAATGATGAGGCTCTGATTATCGAGCAAGAGGAAGATTTGAAATATATTGATTTTTCTCGTCCGGTAATACTGTTTTCTCAAACAACCAAAAGTTTGGATGGTTTCAAGCGTGTCGTGGAGTTGGTGAAAGAGAATGCCAAGAGTTCCGTGGTGGTAAATGATACCATTTGTCGTAAGGTGGCAAATAGAATCCCGCAGTTGAAAGATTTTGCAGCAAGACATGATGTGATCTTGTTTGTTAGTGGGGAAAAGAGTTCCAACGGGAAGCAACTTTTCGAGGTGTGTCGGGAGGTGAATCCCCGAACTTATTTTGTGCAGGGGGTGAAAGACCTGCGTGATGAGATGTTTGATAAAGCCGGAAGTGTCGGGATTAGTGGGGCTACTTCAACACCGAGGTGGGTGATGGAAGAGATAAAGGAGGAGTTGGAAGCTAAAAGTTAAAAACTAAAAGCTAAAAATTAAATTATAGAATTGGGGGTATTGAGATTAACATTTTCAATTAAACATTGTTTTTATGGGAAAGATTAAAAAAATAGGAGTTTTAACCTCAGGAGGTGATGCTCCGGGAATGAATGCCGCAATTCGGGCAGTTGTGAGGGCCGCTATTTTTAATGGCTGTGAGGCTTATGGCATTTACGATGGATACGAGGGATTGATAGAGGGAAATATTGTGCGCATGCATTCCCATGACGTGAGTAATATTATTCAACGCGGAGGAACTATCTTAAAGACGGCTCGTAGTGAGGAATTCCGTACGCCGGAGGGACGTACGAAAGCTTACGAGAAGATGCAGGAATTGGGAATTGATGCATTGGTCGTGATTGGTGGGGATGGAACTTTTTCCGGAGCCCGGTTGTTCTGTCAAGAGCATAACGTACATATTGTCGGAATTCCCGGTACGATAGATAATGATCTTTACGGGACTGATTACACGATCGGGTATGACACGGCGGTAAACACGGTGGTGGATGCCGTGGATAAGATCCGGGATACGGCAAGTGCCCATAATCGTTTGTTTTTTATCGAGGTTATGGGACGGGATGCCGGATTTATTGCGTTACGGTCGGCCGTGGCCACGGGGGCCGAGGCTGTACTGGTTCCGGAAATCGAGACGGATTTGAATGACTTGGATCGTTATTTGGAGCATGATTATAAACCTCATAAGTCAAGTGGAATCGTGATCGTGGCAGAAGGTGATAAATCAGGTGGTGCATACACGATTGCCGATCAGATCGCTAAGAAACATCCCGAATATGACGTGCGAGTAACTGTTTTAGGTCATATCCAAAGAGGAGGATCACCTTCCGCTTTTGACCGCGTGACGGCTAGTACGTTGGGAGTGGCGGCAGTGGATGCTTTGTTGGATGACCAGACTAGTATTATGGTTGGGATTATGAATAAGGATATTGTTCATGTTCCTTTTAACAAGGCTATCAAGAATTCAAAATCGTTAAATCATAATTTGTTGGATATTACGGAGGTTTTGTCCATTTAAAATCTAAAATTAATTCGTTTGTTGTACGCGGATGTCATTATCCCTCTGGGAGTGGAAAGTTTTTTTACTTATTCGGTACCGGAAGAATATGAACATTCGGTACCGGTAGGTGCGCTCGTGGTCGTTTCATTTGTTAAGAATAAACGTTACACGGGTGTTGTCTATGCGTTGCATACGAATCCGCCTGTCGGATTTGAAACAAAACCGATAGAACGAGTTATCGAGGAAGGATTCGCTCTTTCTGGTTCTCATTTAAAATTTCTATTGTGGCTCAGCGAGTATTACATGACTCCACCGGGAGAGGTTATGCGTGCAGCATTACCTGTTTCGATGCGCTTGGAGAGTTACACGAGTTTGAGTTTGGTGAACGGCTGGGAAGAACGGTTGGTAGATGAAAGTGAATTAAGTCGGGAAGAGAAGGAGATCATGGGAGTATTTCGAGAAAGAGGTGAAATATGTATGGCTGAAGTCGAAAAACTCTTAAGGAGAAAGGATGTCTATGTTGCCGTTCGAGCCTTATTGGAAAAAGAAATTATCGGGATCAAGGAGTCGGTAGATGATCTGTTCAAGCCGAAAATTGAACGTTTGGTGAGATGGAAGCGAAAGTTTGCGAGTGGAGAATTGGATGGGATTCTTGATAGCTTAAAACGGGCGAGGACTCAATACAAGATGCTGTGTGATTGGGTGTATTATAGCGACGAGCATCGGGTAGAGGGGTTGCCTAGAACAGAGTTTATTCAGAAAATCGGTAGTTCAGCCTCGGCCTTGAAAGGATTGTGTGAACGGGGTGTGTTGGAAATTGTTGTGCAGGAAGTCAGCCGTTTAGAGGTATCTAAAGAGGAGGTGGAGGATGTACACGCTTTGTCGGGGGCGCAAGAAAAAGTTTTGGGCGACATTCAAGGGTATTACAAGGAGAAGGAGTGTGTCTTGTTGCAGGGCGTAACTTCTTCGGGTAAGACTGAAATATATATTCATCTGATACAAGAGACGCTAAGGCAAGGAAAACAGGTGTTGTATTTGTTGCCGGAAATTGCGTTAACGGTACAGATCGTGAAACGATTGCGGCGGGTCTTCGGAGATCAAGTCGGTGTTTATCATTCGGGAATGGCGGATAGTGCCCGGGCAGAGATGTGGCGTAAACAGAATGGTACGAATCCTTATCCCGTGGTGTTGGGTGTGCGATCATCCGTATTCTTGCCTTATAAACAATTGGGGTTGGTTATTGTTGACGAGGAACATGAAAGTTCTTACAAGCAAAAAGAACCGGCACCCCGCTATAACGGTCGTGATGCCGCTATAATGCTTGGAAAGATGAGTGGGGCAAAAATATTGTTGGGTTCTGCAACACCTTCTTTTGAAAGTTATCAGAATGCCCTAAGCGGGAAATATGGTTTCGTGCAACTGACAACCCGTTACGGGGAAGTGATGATGCCGGAATTGTTGTTCGTGGATATGAAAGAATATCGTCGTAAAAAGATGATGAAAGGGAGTTTTACTCCGGTTTTGTACGAGGAAATGAAACGGGTGTTGGAGAATGGAATGCAGGTGATTTTATTCCAGAATAGACGAGGATATTCAACTTATTTACAATGTGACCGTTGTGGATCCATCCTGAAATGTAAACATTGCGATGTGAGTATGACTTATTATCGCTACCGGAACACGCTAAATTGTCATTATTGCGGGAGCCTGCGGGCCGTTCCGGCCATGTGTCAGGAGTGTGGACAGGGACATTACGTGAATCGTACTCCGGGAACGGAACGGATCGAAGAGGACGTGAAACAGTATTTTCCAGAAGCTCGGGTTGCCCGAATGGACTTGGATGTGATGAGTAATAAGGCAAAGTTCAGGGCTTTAATCGATGATTTTGAAAGTGGAAATTTGGATGTGCTGATCGGCACACAAATGGTTTCGAAAGGGTTGGATTTTGAACGGGTGAAACTTGTCGGGGTGATGGATGCCGATAGTCTGATGGGTTTTCCCGATTTTCGGGCAGAGGAGCGGGCTTATGATATGTTGATGCAAGTGAGTGGACGCAGTGGACGAAAAGGTGAGCGTGGAAAGGTGGTAATTCAGTTGACAGATATGCAAAGTCGAGTGTATCAGTTGGTGAGGAAGGAAAACTATAGAGAGTTTTACACTCAGTTATCCCAAGAACGGGAAATGTTTAACTATCCCCCCTTTTCCCGGTTGATTCTGGTAGAGTTGAGGCATATGGATGGGGTGGTTTTGAGAAATGCTGCGAACGAGTTGGCTAGGTTGCTACGGGAACGATTGGAACGTAGGGTATGCGGCCCGGCAGAACCGGATGTGTCTCGGGTTAGAAAAATGTATCGGATACAAATTCTGATAAAGGCGGAACAAGGTCTTTCCCTGTCAAAATTGAAGGCTTTCTTAAAGCAGAAAAGTGATGAATTGGTGAAAACTCCTATTGGTAGGGGGGTGCGTATTTATTTCGATGTTGACCCGTTATAATTGGTTGTATTTTGTCGCTAGTATCGAACGTTGAGCATTATTTATTTCTTATTTTTTTTGGAACGAAGGCCGTTCCGACTGTTTCCTCGAAAAATAGTATAAGTTATTGTTAAGTCATAAAACCTTGATTTTTGCTTACTTTTTGAGATAGGTTTGTTAACAAGTGTGTCATAAGAAAAGGTGAAATGTTAAAAAATAGACCATGTCTTAGTAATGTTCTGCATTTTAAGAGGAGATTAGAAATTATTTGGGAAAACCTTAAAATTTGTTTTAACATTATTTAGTGTCTTTGATTTTAACATTTGGCGGAATAATCTCTATTTTTGGAAAAACAGAAAACGGTGGAGATATAAGTTCTCTTTTTGAGGAAATTGAAACCGAAGTAGAATATTTACGTTAGACAAAGTAGTAATATAAATCAATATAAAAATCAATGATATGAATACGGTTGATATCAAA from Butyricimonas virosa encodes the following:
- the cmk gene encoding (d)CMP kinase, with protein sequence MEKKGLIVAVDGHSSTGKSTVSKILAARLGYTYIDTGAMYRIVTLRAMREGVIRNGIVEDEKLKEILPTIVFGFKYNEEKKRYESYMNGEYVEAAIRGLEVSDNVSLIASLPYVRELLVEKQREMAKEGGVIMDGRDIGSVVFPHAEVKFFMTASPEVRAQRRYKELLEKGEQVTYEEVEANVRKRDYIDEHRETSPLVRTSDAVLIDNGDMTVEEEVEEMLKIIRSRYESRN
- a CDS encoding 4-hydroxy-3-methylbut-2-enyl diphosphate reductase — its product is MKVEIDANSGFCFGVVNAIAKAEEELQHGRLYCIGDIVHNSLEIERLKRLGLSTIDHDEFARLKACRVLFRAHGEPPSSYELAKKNGIEVIDASCPVVLNLQKKIRKAYEEVRGNGGQIVIYGKRGHAEVNGLVAQTNDEALIIEQEEDLKYIDFSRPVILFSQTTKSLDGFKRVVELVKENAKSSVVVNDTICRKVANRIPQLKDFAARHDVILFVSGEKSSNGKQLFEVCREVNPRTYFVQGVKDLRDEMFDKAGSVGISGATSTPRWVMEEIKEELEAKS
- the pfkA gene encoding 6-phosphofructokinase, yielding MGKIKKIGVLTSGGDAPGMNAAIRAVVRAAIFNGCEAYGIYDGYEGLIEGNIVRMHSHDVSNIIQRGGTILKTARSEEFRTPEGRTKAYEKMQELGIDALVVIGGDGTFSGARLFCQEHNVHIVGIPGTIDNDLYGTDYTIGYDTAVNTVVDAVDKIRDTASAHNRLFFIEVMGRDAGFIALRSAVATGAEAVLVPEIETDLNDLDRYLEHDYKPHKSSGIVIVAEGDKSGGAYTIADQIAKKHPEYDVRVTVLGHIQRGGSPSAFDRVTASTLGVAAVDALLDDQTSIMVGIMNKDIVHVPFNKAIKNSKSLNHNLLDITEVLSI
- the priA gene encoding primosomal protein N', with the translated sequence MLYADVIIPLGVESFFTYSVPEEYEHSVPVGALVVVSFVKNKRYTGVVYALHTNPPVGFETKPIERVIEEGFALSGSHLKFLLWLSEYYMTPPGEVMRAALPVSMRLESYTSLSLVNGWEERLVDESELSREEKEIMGVFRERGEICMAEVEKLLRRKDVYVAVRALLEKEIIGIKESVDDLFKPKIERLVRWKRKFASGELDGILDSLKRARTQYKMLCDWVYYSDEHRVEGLPRTEFIQKIGSSASALKGLCERGVLEIVVQEVSRLEVSKEEVEDVHALSGAQEKVLGDIQGYYKEKECVLLQGVTSSGKTEIYIHLIQETLRQGKQVLYLLPEIALTVQIVKRLRRVFGDQVGVYHSGMADSARAEMWRKQNGTNPYPVVLGVRSSVFLPYKQLGLVIVDEEHESSYKQKEPAPRYNGRDAAIMLGKMSGAKILLGSATPSFESYQNALSGKYGFVQLTTRYGEVMMPELLFVDMKEYRRKKMMKGSFTPVLYEEMKRVLENGMQVILFQNRRGYSTYLQCDRCGSILKCKHCDVSMTYYRYRNTLNCHYCGSLRAVPAMCQECGQGHYVNRTPGTERIEEDVKQYFPEARVARMDLDVMSNKAKFRALIDDFESGNLDVLIGTQMVSKGLDFERVKLVGVMDADSLMGFPDFRAEERAYDMLMQVSGRSGRKGERGKVVIQLTDMQSRVYQLVRKENYREFYTQLSQEREMFNYPPFSRLILVELRHMDGVVLRNAANELARLLRERLERRVCGPAEPDVSRVRKMYRIQILIKAEQGLSLSKLKAFLKQKSDELVKTPIGRGVRIYFDVDPL